The following proteins are encoded in a genomic region of Ostrea edulis chromosome 7, xbOstEdul1.1, whole genome shotgun sequence:
- the LOC125653607 gene encoding uncharacterized protein LOC125653607 has translation MHCRLLRKFLGESEIAINYNGSGWEYRSIEVNNLALRKTVNSSSIPPWASNTTLQASVDGRTDASSWMELFLTNYEHHPWLTINLGGLAIIKNVLLYNRKDENGRWLHNVEIRVGNSFTWSEMEFCGLFVGPSQTGKVHTIECVEPLYGTYVTAKIVELNYILDDLNASGGNNMLVLEEIVVNGFFV, from the exons ATGCATTGCAGACTCCTTAGGAAATTTCTAGGGGAAAGTGAAATAGCAATCAATTACAATGGGAGCGGATGGGAATACCGCAGCATAGAAG TGAATAATTTGGCTCTTCGTAAGACGGTAAATTCAAGTTCAATCCCCCCTTGGGCATCAAACACTACTCTCCAGGCAAGCGTTGATGGGCGCACAGATGCATCTTCGTGGATGGAACTTTTCCTAACGAATTATGAACATCACCCGTGGCTAACTATAAACCTAGGAGGACTGGCTATCATAAAAAATGTACTTCTTTATAACAGAAAAGATGAAAACG GTCGTTGGCTGCACAATGTGGAGATAAGAGTTGGAAATTCGTTCACCTGGTCGGAGATGGAATTCTGTGGCCTATTCGTAGGACCGAGTCAAACGGGAAAAGTTCACACCATAGAATGTGTGGAACCGCTTTACGGAACATACGTCACCGCAAAGATTGTTGAGTTAAACTACATATTAGACGATCTAAATGCTAGTGGAGGAAATAATATGCTAGTGTTGGAAGAAATTGTCGTCAATGGATTTTTTGTCTAG